TTGCTGAagagaagtaaaaaaaacaacatatggctgagaaaaagagaaagcagaGGTGAACTGAACAAAGACGACGCTCACATTGTTTTCACAATAGGTTGTAATAGGAAGAATTGGGTCAAGTATGCATTGTATCTTTGTTTTCCTGGCCTCTTCATTGTATCTCTGTCACTTTGTGGCCACCATTAATGCAATTACCTCTGAGGGGAACTTAATTGTTGGCTCTCTAAGATCTTTCTTATGCAAGACCTGTGGTTCCAAATATAAGAACTCTATTGATCATGTTACATAAGAAAGTCGTAATTGTTTTCCTTCTCATCTTACTCTTAATACTCCTTTGCCTCTTCCCTTCCTCGAcatctttcttttcatttcttgttTCTGTCCTTAATGGCATGAATCCTAACTTTTTTATGCCCCCCTCCCTCTGGGCTGTCCTTGTTTTGACAGGTTATGGAAACATAGCTCCAAGCACGGAAGGCGGAAAAATCTTTTGCATCCTTTATGCCATATTTGGCATCCCTCTCTTTGGTTTCTTGTTGGCGGGAATCGGAGACCAGCTGGGGACCATCTTTGTGAAAAGCATCTTGAGAGTTGAGAAGATATTCAGGGTGAGCTGCAAGAGTTTGCAAGTTTTTGAGTGTTGTTGTGCTTCTCTGGTTCCAGCTTTTTGTTCTCGTTAGCATTTGCCTCTAAAGCATCAGTGTTTGGATGATCTTTTTTTGATCCAACTTCTTGTCTACTAAAGTAtcttttctttggttttccacagcaaaaacacagacagatcAGCCGGACGAAGATCAGGGTAACATCCACCATCATGTTCATCCTGGCtggctgcattgtttttgtcacCATCCCTGCAGTCATCTTTAAACACATCGAAGGCTGGACCACGCTGGAGTCCATCTACTTTGTTGTAATCACGCTCACCACAATCGGAATAGGAGACTACGTGGCAGGTAGATCTTTGGTTGTTCTGTTATGATGaacagtgcctttaaaagtattcacccctttagaTGTTCTACCGTTTTATTGattagataaataaatcatggtcaatgtaattgggcttttgtggcaaaaaaaaaaacccttaatgTCCCAAATGACTgcaagacacctgtgtctggaaggtccagtcactggttcatcagcattcatagctaccattacaccatgagaacaaaagaacactccaagcaacagTAAAACAGAAGTGAATGATTTTTAATACTCTGGAATCTGACATTCTTGAAGCGTTCCAATATTTCTGAAACACTGTTTTAGATGGTTGTTCTGTTGGACTTCTGCTGCTCATCTTTAAAGTCATTCTCATGTTTCCCTTCCCTTCCAGGTGGAAACCGTAGGATTGACTATATGCAGTGGTACAAGCCTCTTGTGTGGTTCTGGATCTTGGTGGGTTTGGCCTACTTTGCCGCTGTCCTGAGCATGATTGGGGACTGGCTTCGAGTGCTGTCTAAAAAGACCAAAGAGGAGGTGGGGATCACTCGAGTACACTGTTCAGTATCACACTGGAGAGGTAGAAATTTAAAAGGTCATTCAGCTGATGCCTCTTGAGCTTGTTCTGACTCTAACTGGCTGATTAGACCTGGTCACTGTGTCCAGTCAGCACAAAGACATGTTTGTTGTctagaatagaaaaaaatatgcatgCTAAATACAGGACTTGCAAAACaaatgacaattttttaatcatacaGTGTCatgtaaaaagtatttgcccccatCTGAGTTCTTAATTTTTCTGCATGTtcgtcacacttaaatgtttcagtcatCAAACTAACTTCAATATTGggcaaagataacctgagtaaatacaaaatgcagtttttaaaggatAACTTCagtaattaaaggaaaaaagcctTCCAAACCTACCTGtctctatgtgaaaaagtcattgacCCCTATACctgataactggttgttccacccttggtggcaacaactacAAGCAAGCGTTTGCAATAATAAGCCTTTCacatctctgtggaggaattcTGGCCCACCCTGCCTtgcataaatgttttaatttagcCACATTGgggggttttccagcatgaacagcctgttcaAGGTCATcccatctcaatcagatttaagtcctcTAAATACTTTgcctaggccactccaaaaccttcattttgttttttaagtcatttagaggtggacttgctggtgtttcTCCAGACATGTCCTGCTGCGTAACCAAGTGGGCTTTTCCACTCCGACTTTCGGCCGCAATGATCCATGCTGTCTTAGTTAGTCTGCCCTGCCTCCAGGCACGAgtcttttgtcatcattttgGGAGGCCTCGCAAATGTGTTTAGCAAAAAAACTGTTACACCAAACTTTAGAATACCTGCCCGATTGCCAATAGAGGAAGATAAAGAGACTTTGAAGTAGAAACAATGGCCAACTCTTGAGCAAATGCTTAATGAAGTGCAGCTATTTAACGTGAGCAACTCAAAATGCAGTGTCAACAGCCCTCTGGACGGACGcttggttgtggtggaaaagcaaatcccctgccaaGCTGGGCTGCCATGATGAGTCAAACCAAGTCGTGCTGGGCCAcgccatgtaatggaaaaagaaggttcactactgttccaagttttctccatttctttcctaccctttccagactgatcgATGTTAATGACTTTTTTGGATGGCGcaatgatgtgttgctttttgagatcttttaacCTACTACACTTTGTcggacaggttctatttaagagatttctggattcagcaggtctggcagtaatcaggccatGGTGTAGCTTGGGAAATTGAACTTAGCTGCCAAAAAATTGGGGTTAATCACAggtaattcatgatttaaagaAGGGAGGAAGGACTtttccacatagggccaggaagtttggatggattttttcCCTTGTTAAAAATCGTCATTCAGAAAGTGCACATTGTATTTACGTGGAAACAAtatgaaatcaggaaggggccCAAATACTTTTTACTGTACTGTGTGTTATAGACCCATTTAATCTCCAGTAATGGTGCAGCTTGTGTAAAATATTCTCTCTTAATCTGTTCTCCATCTCCTCGCTCTCACAGGTTGGAGAAATTAAAGCTCACGCAGCTGAATGGAAGGCAAATGTACGAGCAGAATTTCGTGAAACACGGCGGCGCCTGAGTGTCGAGATCCATGACAAGCTCCAGCGTGCCGCCACCATCCGCAGCATGGAGCGCCGTCAGCTCGGCCTGGAGCAGAGAGCTCACTCCTTAGACATGCTCTCTCCTGAGAAGCGGGCTTTGTTCGCCAGCCTGGATGCCGGCCGCTTCAAGACTTCCTCCCAGGAAAGCATCGACACCAAGCTCAATAACCTGAGACTGAAGGGAGCCTGTGAGCAGTACGACCATCAGGGGAGTGAGCAGACACCACAGACAGCGTCTTCCTCAGAGGAGAATCTCTTCAACCTACGCTTCGGATCCCTTACAAAGCTGGCGAGACGTAACAAGAACCGGGACCTGCGGCGGAACATCCCTGATGATGCGCGAAGAGCGAGTGTGTGCATAAACACAGGAAGTGCCATGCTAGGTGAGGAGAGGActgaagaggaagatgatgtTGAGCCGGATGAGGAAAGCGGAGAAAGAAAAGAGGGCAACACAAGTCTGACGAACCTGTCACAGTATGCAACGGAGCGCTCCAAACTGAATGGGTTTGTTTCTGTGCAGGCcaaagatggagagagtgacTAGGTAAAGAATGGAGGAGCACTTAGAGACAGAAAGATAAACGGAGTGAAAGAAACAGGGACAAGGACGCAAAAAACAAGAATGCATGGTCCTTTGAGATGTCAAGAAATGTGCCTTTATGTTTCCTATGCGTAGATTGGAACTGCTCTGAGGAAGTTCAGTCATCGTGCCATAGCCATGGGAAGAAAAAGTGCTGCCAAAAATGTATGAGCTAAAGAGATAGAAGGGGCTGTAGTGAAAATACCTCATGTCAGATGCTACTTTTTAATTGACTGCATTCATACAGCGGCCACTGTGTTTCAGATAATGTTCTGTGTTGGAAGCTCAAGTGCTGTTGTAATGACCTTCTGCTGAGTCCTATAGAGCCATGTTTATCCCACATTTCATTAAAGTTTTAACACTTCTAGATTGATCTGCAACCACAAAAGCAAAGAGCAATCAAAAATTGGGAGTTCAGGCCATAATGTATTACTTAAGCTAACGGCTAATGTTAGTGTTTAGGAATGAAAAAGCTTATTTACTTTTAGCTAAAATACAGCAGTTAGAGCCTCTATTCCTAAAGGGATACGACaaaattttggcaaattcgcccattgccataattcctatagtcttagtaataggtttgtttccttaaGTTGTCtttgcaagctgtttttagatctggtgGGACAGATATACCAGCTaaacagctaacgctatggaagaaGACAGAGATTTTTGCTTTccttcatcaaactcatcaaatacacaatccaacaactccaaaatgctctcgtggacaagttgtgacctgctcattcaccacgctatggaataataatgtataattatgcaacattacgacacatgaagcaaatactcagaactatttcttgagtaaaccactgggcggattgacacagtgcagcagccatgtctggagtgtagttccggctttgcatttaacttaaaaaaatctctgtctcataatgttctatgattatttcatagcgtgatGAATGTACAGgtcttgtccacgagagcattttggagttgttggattatgtatttgatgagtttgatgagggaaagcaaaaaattctgtctgcttccatagcgttagctgtgcagctggtatatcggtccccccagatctagaaacagcttgcactgacaactaaaggaaacacacctattactaagactataggaattatggcaatgggcgaatttgccaaaatgttgaagtatccctttaacttaCTTATTCTTTCAAAATTTTCTGGAGCTTGCATAGCTCTCTAGCAGCTATAGCAGATGTAAAAAAGTATATAAAACACTCTAATCAACTCTGCCCACTCCTGCTGCCTGGAGTGTACCAAGAAAATAGCTACAAAAAAAGTATATTGACACGTGTATGCCCCACACATGCATTCAACAATAACATCATGCATGCAGACAAAACAAATAGTCACTAATACATGTGGCAGTGTGAGTTTTTACTAACGACATGATGAGAATCGCAAAAACTTTAGCTACGtaatctatgtagcttatgtggCTAACATACCTGAACAgtagctcactttagctttgttggctttatctaaagctaatttagctatgctagctatgaaGTTAATGTACTACTTAAGCCAATGTAGCAAAGTAAGCCTTAGCTTTAACAATGCGTGATTTAGCAAAAGTAGCTGAAGCAAAAatagctacatcagctatgtaggtagctaatgtagctatgtgtATTAGCTTCGCAGCATATGTAGTTatcatagctttgttagctctaGCCCTAGCTATGTTGGCTGCATTAAGGTTTTCATTGAAGACAAACTTTTTTCCCTGTAAGTAGACTGTTTAGTCAGTTTTATCAAAtgtgtaatcaggttttgcaggtcaggtttttgacttttggtaTCAAGGCCCTCACCTTAACCCATACACTAACTTAaagttaaatctgattttattttaaaattgttagtgtgtatttctgtcctgCCAGAAGcggtgtctcacagtagtggtctgcagccagactgtcttgaaaacattagaaaaaaagatATTG
This genomic window from Cheilinus undulatus linkage group 18, ASM1832078v1, whole genome shotgun sequence contains:
- the kcnk10b gene encoding potassium channel subfamily K member 10b yields the protein MKFPIENPRKQVNWDPEQVAVQTNLVPPKKAQPGMVKSSLVQASVATMQNPMGVDPKANGHCPLPRLSISSRSASVVASMDASCDGAAAALHSVMKWKTVLAVFIVVVLYLVCGGLVFRALEQPFESNQKTSITLEKASFLERHPCVTPGELEALIKRAIDAVSAGVSPIGDTSYNSSYWDLGSAFFFAGTVITTIGYGNIAPSTEGGKIFCILYAIFGIPLFGFLLAGIGDQLGTIFVKSILRVEKIFRQKHRQISRTKIRVTSTIMFILAGCIVFVTIPAVIFKHIEGWTTLESIYFVVITLTTIGIGDYVAGGNRRIDYMQWYKPLVWFWILVGLAYFAAVLSMIGDWLRVLSKKTKEEVGEIKAHAAEWKANVRAEFRETRRRLSVEIHDKLQRAATIRSMERRQLGLEQRAHSLDMLSPEKRALFASLDAGRFKTSSQESIDTKLNNLRLKGACEQYDHQGSEQTPQTASSSEENLFNLRFGSLTKLARRNKNRDLRRNIPDDARRASVCINTGSAMLGEERTEEEDDVEPDEESGERKEGNTSLTNLSQYATERSKLNGFVSVQAKDGESD